The DNA region AAGTTTACGGGGCTCCTTTGGGGCACGTTGAAGCCGAAGTTGCTTCTGCTGGGAGTGGGCTTGTTGTCCACGTTGAATCCGAAGTTGCCCACCGAGTTGAAAGCTTCCTGTCGGTTGAATCTCgtcgacgagggcaacgagggctgGAACTCGGCTGAGAAAGCAGTGAAGGTTTGCTGTAATCTCTGCTGTTGCTGAGGCTGGTGCAGCTGCTGAGGCTGGTGGAGCTGTTGCAACTGCTGAGAGTGCTGGAGCTGTTGCAACTGCTGTGGGTGCTGGAGCTGTTGCAACTGCTGTGGGTGCTGGAGCTGCTGCAACTGCTGCGGCTGCTGCAGTTGTTGGAACTGCTGTTGCAGCTGCTGTGGCTGTTGCACCTGTTGCAGCTGCTGcggctgttgcagttgttggtGCTGTTGCCGGAACGGCTGCAACCGCGGTTGTTCTGGGAAGTTCAGCTGGAAAGGCGGCGGCGCGGCGACGTTAGGCACTTCCAAAGCTACGCTAGGCTGCAAGTGAATATTGGACTCCACGGTCGGTTGGAAGGACAAGAGATTGTTGCTCTGATCGAAGAAGAATTGCTTCTGTGGGGAAGGACGTTGCGGCTGGAAGCGTTGCAGCCTCTGCTCCTCGAGCTGCTTGAAACGCTGTTCCTCCAACTGCTTCAGTCTTTGCTCCTCGAGTCTCTTGAGCTTGGCCTGCTCCTCGAGCTGCTTGATCCTGGCCTGCTCCTGAAGGTAatactgctgctgctgcttctgCCTGAGCTGTTGATCGTACAGCTGCTGCTGCCTCATTAGGAACTGCGTCTGATGGAACTGCTGCTGCTGAAGCTCCATCAGCTGCTTTTCCAACAGCTTCTGTTTAAACTCCAATTGCTCTTGGAGCGTCAGAGCTTGGCCATCGTTGGGCGATCGGAATATGGGCACCACGCTCTTGGGCACCCCAAGCTCGTCCTGCTGGACGGTGAACGCGGCTACTAAAGGAGCTTGGAAGATCTTCACCTCCTCGGTTTTATCTTTCGAGTCGCTGGAAGCTGGTATCGTCACATTGTTGCTTCTCGGAATCGAGACGACAGGTTCGACCGGCTTGTCAGCAACGAGCATATTGGCAGACGCGATGCCAGTGGTCGCGCTTCCCGCGAGGCTCTCCGAGAGTTCTATCGCTGGTTTCAACGTTAGACTTTCCACCTTGTCCACGGAGAAGGTGTTGGTAGAAGTCTGTGCTCTTTTCATCTCTTCCAGCTTTGGTTGAGTTTTAGCTCCGAACGTTGGGGCAGTTTTCTCTGGTAGTATCACGTTCTGCACGTGGAAGCTCCGCGCGTCATCCTGCGTGGCTTTCTCGATGTTCATCGCTGGTGTCTTGAGCGTCACGTAACGAACGGCCTCGACGAAGCTGGAGTTTTGAAGCTTATCCTCAGAAGGTGTATCCTCGTCACCCGGGAAACCTTGAAAGGAGAACATGGACTTCTGCACGCCCAGCTCTTTGTTCAAGTTCTTCTTCGCTACAGCCTCGAACTCGCTGGTGTCCCTCTGGGAAATAGAGTCCCTTTCGTCCTTGTGCTGCTCGGCGGACTCGGCTTCTAGGTCAGACAAGGCCTTCAAGAGTGCCCGACGAAGATTTTTGTCGAGCTTCAGCGGTGGCTGTGTCCCATCTAGACCCTTGTCGGAGATCTCTGCTTCTTGAGATCTCGCCAGGGTTATCGATGACGCTGTCGCCAGTAGAAGCACTAGTTTCACCTGCGAAAT from Andrena cerasifolii isolate SP2316 chromosome 10, iyAndCera1_principal, whole genome shotgun sequence includes:
- the LOC143373829 gene encoding uncharacterized protein LOC143373829, which produces MSLVKLVLLLATASSITLARSQEAEISDKGLDGTQPPLKLDKNLRRALLKALSDLEAESAEQHKDERDSISQRDTSEFEAVAKKNLNKELGVQKSMFSFQGFPGDEDTPSEDKLQNSSFVEAVRYVTLKTPAMNIEKATQDDARSFHVQNVILPEKTAPTFGAKTQPKLEEMKRAQTSTNTFSVDKVESLTLKPAIELSESLAGSATTGIASANMLVADKPVEPVVSIPRSNNVTIPASSDSKDKTEEVKIFQAPLVAAFTVQQDELGVPKSVVPIFRSPNDGQALTLQEQLEFKQKLLEKQLMELQQQQFHQTQFLMRQQQLYDQQLRQKQQQQYYLQEQARIKQLEEQAKLKRLEEQRLKQLEEQRFKQLEEQRLQRFQPQRPSPQKQFFFDQSNNLLSFQPTVESNIHLQPSVALEVPNVAAPPPFQLNFPEQPRLQPFRQQHQQLQQPQQLQQVQQPQQLQQQFQQLQQPQQLQQLQHPQQLQQLQHPQQLQQLQHSQQLQQLHQPQQLHQPQQQQRLQQTFTAFSAEFQPSLPSSTRFNRQEAFNSVGNFGFNVDNKPTPSRSNFGFNVPQRSPVNFYNPYTHNQYRQNKPPTPAKQIQHLLYQSGIANDLGNVQGTGNHEDLNIVSKVLALNVGAIPNKNLQYKTNPGASFGKTSA